In Litorilinea aerophila, one genomic interval encodes:
- a CDS encoding flavodoxin, whose amino-acid sequence MEPIEPKETQQEGQDEPGEPVIGLFYGSTDGNTEAVAREIQACFARKGYDLVELVDVAEYYLAEMLEYDHLILGIPTWNVGQLQRDWEASFEELDELDLTGKQVAIFGLGDQVGYPDTFVDAMCFLAEKVEERGATLVGAWPTEGYHFRQSWAVREGRFMGLVLDELNQPELTPGRVEQWVEQLIQEFQLKRESGEG is encoded by the coding sequence ATGGAGCCGATTGAGCCGAAGGAAACACAGCAGGAGGGGCAGGATGAGCCCGGCGAGCCGGTCATCGGCCTCTTCTACGGCAGCACCGATGGCAATACCGAAGCCGTGGCCCGGGAGATCCAGGCTTGTTTTGCCCGTAAGGGCTACGACCTGGTGGAGCTGGTGGATGTGGCCGAGTACTACCTGGCGGAGATGCTCGAGTACGACCACCTGATCCTGGGCATCCCTACCTGGAATGTGGGGCAGCTGCAGCGGGACTGGGAAGCAAGCTTCGAGGAACTCGACGAACTGGACCTGACCGGCAAGCAGGTGGCCATCTTCGGGTTGGGCGACCAGGTGGGCTACCCGGACACCTTCGTGGATGCCATGTGCTTCCTGGCCGAGAAGGTGGAGGAGCGGGGCGCCACCCTGGTCGGTGCGTGGCCCACCGAAGGATACCACTTCCGCCAGTCCTGGGCCGTGCGGGAGGGCCGGTTCATGGGGCTGGTGTTGGATGAGCTGAATCAGCCGGAGCTGACGCCCGGCCGGGTGGAGCAGTGGGTGGAACAGCTCATCCAGGAATTTCAGTTGAAGCGGGAATCGGGTGAAGGATAA
- the rpiB gene encoding ribose 5-phosphate isomerase B, protein MRVAVGNDHAGLSLKAAVIDELEKLGHEVLDFGTNASSSVDFPDFATPVGQAIQGGQAERGILICGSGVGMCIAANKMHGIRASVAHDTYSAHQGVEHDGMNVLCLGARIVGDELARELVRAFMGASFQQEERFIRRLNKVNALEGK, encoded by the coding sequence ATGCGTGTGGCCGTGGGGAACGATCACGCGGGCCTGTCGCTAAAGGCCGCGGTGATCGACGAGTTGGAGAAACTGGGGCATGAGGTGTTGGATTTCGGCACCAATGCCTCGTCGTCGGTGGATTTCCCAGATTTCGCCACGCCGGTGGGCCAGGCCATCCAGGGAGGACAGGCGGAGCGGGGCATCCTCATTTGTGGCTCTGGGGTGGGCATGTGCATCGCCGCCAACAAGATGCACGGCATCCGGGCCAGCGTGGCCCATGACACCTACAGCGCCCACCAGGGGGTTGAACACGATGGCATGAACGTCCTCTGCCTGGGGGCTCGCATCGTGGGCGACGAACTGGCCCGAGAACTGGTCCGCGCGTTCATGGGCGCCTCCTTCCAGCAGGAGGAGCGCTTTATCCGCCGCCTGAACAAGGTGAATGCGCTGGAAGGGAAGTAG
- the thrH gene encoding bifunctional phosphoserine phosphatase/homoserine phosphotransferase ThrH: MATDLEGILLPEIWIAFAEKTGIEQLRLTTRDVADYDELMQMRLGILREHRLTLADIQAVVDTMEPLPGAVDFLNWARARLPVIIITDSFYELLTPFLPKLVYPTIFAHSLTVGPDGLIEGYRLRLPHGKRRALRTFRELGFRTLAVGDSYNDVAMLAEADRGILFRPPANVSAEYPQFTVTQGYGELQDQIGRFLTDAVISHGAD, encoded by the coding sequence TTGGCGACGGACCTTGAGGGCATCTTGTTGCCCGAGATCTGGATTGCGTTTGCCGAAAAGACCGGGATCGAGCAGCTTCGCCTGACCACCCGGGATGTGGCAGATTACGACGAGCTGATGCAGATGCGCCTGGGCATTCTGCGGGAGCACCGCCTGACCCTGGCGGATATCCAGGCGGTGGTGGATACCATGGAGCCGCTGCCAGGGGCAGTGGACTTCCTGAACTGGGCCCGGGCCCGGCTGCCGGTCATCATCATCACCGACAGCTTCTATGAGCTGCTCACCCCCTTCCTGCCCAAGCTGGTCTACCCCACCATCTTCGCCCACAGCCTGACCGTGGGGCCAGATGGGCTCATTGAGGGGTATCGTCTGCGCCTGCCCCATGGCAAACGCCGTGCCCTGCGCACCTTCCGGGAGCTGGGTTTTCGGACCCTGGCTGTGGGCGATTCCTACAACGATGTGGCCATGTTGGCCGAGGCGGACCGGGGGATCCTCTTCCGGCCGCCGGCCAATGTGAGCGCCGAGTATCCTCAGTTCACCGTCACCCAGGGCTACGGGGAGCTGCAGGATCAGATCGGCCGCTTTTTGACCGACGCGGTCATCTCCCATGGAGCCGATTGA
- the pgl gene encoding 6-phosphogluconolactonase, giving the protein MDQSQPRPPQRTVEVVADRDALTYVACELVTAAANLAIGLRGVFTIALAGGSTPRPLYAALARDPDIDWKRWRIFWSDERCVPPDHPDSNYGMVHQVLLSQPGVKPQLVMRMAGELEPEVAAANYEAIVRELVPAAYDQVTGDRPRFDLILLGMGADGHTASLFPHTPALAEQERLVVANPVPALQTTRLTFTFPLINAARRILVLVSGADKAQALHDVLVGPHRPDALPAQAIHPVAGQVTWLVDEAAFHLIEEDMAE; this is encoded by the coding sequence GTGGATCAATCCCAACCCCGCCCACCCCAACGCACCGTAGAGGTCGTGGCCGACCGGGATGCCCTGACATATGTGGCTTGCGAACTGGTGACCGCCGCCGCCAACCTGGCCATTGGCCTGCGGGGCGTCTTCACCATCGCCCTGGCCGGCGGCTCGACCCCCAGGCCCCTCTACGCGGCCCTGGCCCGGGATCCGGACATCGACTGGAAGCGCTGGCGCATCTTCTGGAGCGACGAGCGCTGCGTGCCGCCCGATCACCCGGACAGCAACTACGGGATGGTCCACCAGGTGCTCCTGAGCCAACCTGGGGTGAAGCCTCAACTGGTCATGCGCATGGCCGGTGAGCTGGAGCCCGAGGTAGCGGCAGCCAACTACGAGGCGATTGTGCGGGAGTTGGTGCCCGCTGCCTACGACCAGGTCACCGGCGATCGCCCCCGCTTCGATCTCATCCTCTTGGGGATGGGCGCCGACGGCCACACCGCCAGCCTCTTTCCCCACACACCGGCCCTGGCAGAACAGGAACGACTGGTGGTGGCCAACCCGGTCCCCGCCCTGCAGACCACACGTTTGACCTTCACCTTCCCGCTCATCAACGCTGCCCGCCGCATCCTGGTCTTGGTGAGCGGTGCCGACAAGGCCCAGGCCCTTCACGATGTGCTGGTGGGTCCCCACAGGCCGGATGCCCTGCCTGCCCAGGCCATCCACCCGGTTGCCGGTCAGGTGACCTGGCTGGTGGATGAAGCGGCTTTTCACCTGATCGAGGAAGATATGGCCGAATAG
- the zwf gene encoding glucose-6-phosphate dehydrogenase: protein MKRIEQPVVIVVFGASGDLSKRKLIPALYQLAYQNLLPANFTLLGFARTPYTDDEFRELAREGVTQYSTAGFDEHLWRWFSQNLFYMSGNYDDLESFQALAKRLEELDAERNTGGNYLFYLATPPSVFKPITSLIAETGLCCRTSADHLRRIVIEKPFGHDLESAKDLNQHLLNLFDEDQIYRIDHYLGKETVQNILVFRFGNGIFEPIWNRNYVDHVQITVAETLGIGDRGGYYDKAGAIRDMLQNHMMQLLALTAMEPPVAFDAEDVRDQKVNALRSIRPLDPEEVDQWVVRAQYGPGVSEGQEIPAYLEEKGVDPHSTTETYVAWKTEIDNWRWNGVPFYLRTGKALAGKVTEINIVFRKPPLMLFANLIANPNTQVPPSNVLTLRIQPDEGIRLTFDAKRPGPAVNVERVAMDFSYSESFGKDPGDAYERLLLDAILGDTTLFIRRDEIEVAWERITRILNGWKMQEEKAAQAGKRLRLPRYAAGTWGPKEADELLARDGRYWRNPHTVNPRR from the coding sequence ATGAAACGCATCGAACAGCCCGTCGTCATCGTGGTCTTCGGCGCCTCTGGCGACCTGTCCAAACGCAAGCTGATCCCGGCCCTCTACCAGCTGGCCTACCAGAATCTGTTGCCCGCCAACTTCACCCTGTTGGGTTTTGCCCGCACGCCCTACACCGACGACGAGTTCCGGGAGTTGGCCCGGGAGGGTGTGACCCAATACAGCACCGCTGGCTTTGACGAGCACCTCTGGCGCTGGTTCTCCCAGAACCTCTTCTACATGAGCGGGAACTACGACGACCTGGAAAGCTTCCAGGCCCTGGCCAAACGGCTGGAGGAGCTGGACGCGGAGCGCAACACCGGCGGCAACTACCTCTTCTACCTGGCCACGCCGCCCAGCGTCTTCAAGCCCATCACCAGCCTCATCGCCGAGACGGGCCTCTGCTGCCGCACCTCCGCCGATCATCTCCGGCGCATCGTCATCGAGAAGCCCTTCGGCCACGATCTGGAAAGCGCCAAGGACCTGAACCAGCACCTGTTGAACCTGTTCGACGAGGATCAGATCTACCGTATCGACCACTACCTGGGCAAGGAGACGGTCCAGAACATCCTGGTCTTCCGCTTCGGCAACGGCATTTTCGAGCCCATCTGGAACCGCAACTATGTGGATCATGTCCAGATCACCGTGGCCGAGACCCTGGGCATCGGTGACCGGGGTGGCTACTACGACAAGGCCGGCGCCATCCGGGATATGCTCCAGAACCACATGATGCAGCTCCTGGCCCTGACGGCCATGGAGCCGCCGGTGGCCTTTGACGCCGAGGATGTGCGGGATCAAAAGGTGAACGCCCTTCGCTCCATCCGTCCCCTGGATCCCGAAGAGGTGGACCAGTGGGTGGTGCGGGCCCAGTACGGCCCCGGCGTGAGCGAGGGCCAGGAGATTCCCGCCTACCTGGAGGAGAAAGGGGTCGATCCTCACTCCACCACGGAGACCTATGTGGCCTGGAAGACGGAGATCGACAACTGGCGGTGGAACGGCGTGCCCTTCTACCTGCGCACAGGCAAGGCCCTGGCCGGCAAAGTGACCGAGATCAACATCGTCTTCCGCAAGCCGCCCCTGATGCTCTTTGCCAACCTCATCGCCAACCCCAACACCCAGGTACCGCCCAGCAATGTCCTCACCCTGCGCATCCAGCCGGACGAGGGCATCCGCCTGACCTTCGACGCCAAGCGGCCCGGACCGGCGGTTAACGTGGAGCGGGTGGCCATGGACTTCTCGTACAGCGAGAGCTTCGGCAAAGACCCCGGCGACGCCTATGAGCGGCTGCTGCTGGATGCCATCCTGGGGGACACCACCCTCTTCATTCGCCGGGACGAGATCGAGGTGGCGTGGGAGCGGATTACCCGCATCCTCAATGGCTGGAAGATGCAGGAAGAAAAGGCGGCCCAGGCCGGCAAACGCCTGCGCCTGCCCCGCTACGCCGCCGGCACGTGGGGCCCTAAAGAGGCCGATGAGCTGCTGGCCCGGGATGGCCGCTACTGGCGTAATCCCCACACGGTCAACCCCCGGCGCTAA